The Verrucomicrobiota bacterium DNA segment GGCGTCGAAGTCGCCTACGTTTGGGATGAAACGGCCCAGGCCGACGTCGACGAACAGAACCGCAAGATCGAAGCGGCCGTTTCTCGCAAGCCGGATGGGTTGTCCGTGGCCGCTTTGGATCCGGTGACCAACTCCCAGGTGCTCGACGAGGCTCTCAACGCCAACCTTAACGTCCTGACGTTCGGCCAGTATGCCGGGCCCAAGTACCCCTTCGTTGGCCGTCGCGACGACTTGGCCGATGGGTATGATCTGGCCAAACACCTGGCCGAAAAGCTGGGCGGCAAGGGTAAGGTGGCTATCCTGTCCGGAAGCTTGACCGCCCCCGACCACCAGGGGCGCGTGCAGGGATTCAAAAAAGCTTTGGCGGAGTACCCGGACATCGAAATCATCTTCGAGCAACCTGACAACGACAACCTCGGGCAGGCGGTGTCAATCACCGAAAGCGCCTTGCAGGCGCACCCGGACCTTAACGGCATCTTGTGCAGCAACGCCAGCAACCCGATCGGGGCGGCGCGGGCCGTAACAAGCGCCGGCAAGGCGGGCGAGATCCTGATCGTGGGCATGGACAACCTTCCTGAAACGCTGGAACTCGTCAAAAAGGGCGTTATCCTGGCCACCAAGGTGCAGCGTCAGTGGGACATCGGCTACTGGAGCTTGCGTTACCTGGTCGCGCTGAACCGGGGTCAGGCGATCCCGCAGGATCATGACACCGGCGCCACCCTGGTAACGGCCGAGCTACTTAGGTGAACGCAGCGGTAAACGCCGCGAATCAAGAGCCATGAGCATAAAGAATCCACCTTCAATCGGCACTACCACTGACCTGCCGGCCACGGCAGACACGCCGAAGACCGACCGCCCCAGCCCCGGAGGTATGGTTAAAGCACTCTTCCGCTGGGAAGCGAGTGGGGTATTGCTGGCCCTGGTTGTGCTATGCGTGCTGCTCAGCATTGCTTCACCGAATTTCCTATCCTCTTACAACCTGACGGTGGTCATACGCGAGGCGTCCTTTGTGGGGCTTGTCGCTCTGGGACAAACGTTAGTGCTGCTGTTGGGCGGCATTGACCTTTCGGTGGGCGCCGCTGCCGCCCTTTCCGCCATCGTGGGATGCCTCCTCTTAAAAGCGATGGGACTGCCTCCCTGGCTCGTCATTCCCGCCACGGCCGTGTTTGGTCTTTTGCTCGGTTCAATCAACGGCTTTTTTGTTTCCGTCGTCAAATTGAACCCGTTTATCGTGACTCTGGCCACCTGGGAAATCTTTGCGGGCATGACGCTCGTCATCACCAAGGGTTATCCGATCCGGCCGTTGGGCCCGGCCTTTACCATTTATGGCCAGGGCCAGATCTTCGGCATTCCCGGGCCGGTCTTACTCTTCTTCGTCGCCGCCGCGATCCTCGTGTGGGTGCTTAGCATGACCCGGTTCGGACGCAACCTTTACGCCATCGGCGGCAACCGGGATGCGGCTACCCTGGTTGGAATTCCGGTGTTACGGAACGAACTCCTCGTCTATGCGCTGGCGGGAATGTTCGCGGCGCTCGCCGGGATTATGTACGCGAGCCGGATGGACGCCGGTCAGCCGTCTGTCGGTGAAGGCTGGCTGATGAAAGCCATTACGGCGGCGATCCTCGGCGGCACGTCGCTAAAGGGAGGGCAAGGAACGATCCTCGGAACGGTCTTCGGCACTCTCCTGACCGCGGTTCTCGCCAACGGGTTATCGCTTATGAACGTTTCGGCTTACTGGGCGCGGGTCGTCGTCGGTGCGATCGTCCTGATCGCCATCCTCGGGGACCTCTTGCGTCAGCGAGGGAAAGGCTGAGGGTGATTTGCCGGGCAATCGTCTGAGAATGCTGAGCGCCTCGAGAGCCGTTTTATGCGGGAACGCATGGTAGGTAAGAACGAAATCTCACCTCGACGAAATCCGGCACCCGAATAAGGGTGTGCGTTTTTGGTTCATCACATGGTTTGACAACATGGCAAGCAACATAGCACCTGCATTTACTTCACAAGTAGCGGCCAAGCCAAGCGCGTTTTCAATGCCCGAGAAGGGCAAAGCGCTCGGTCTGTATGAATCGATGGTCCTCATCCGCAAGTATGAAGAGCGGATCTACTTTCTCTTTTTGGAGGGCCGCATCTCTGGCAGCATTCATCAATCGCACGGGCAGGAGGCCTGCGCCGCTGGCATGTTGTACGACACGCGGCCAACGGATTACATGGCCTCGACCCATCGGCCGGCAAGTCACGATCTGGCCAAAGGCGTCTCGCTCGATTCGATGATGTGCGAGATGTTTGCGAAGAGCAACGGCTGCTGCCGTGGGAAGGGTGGCGCCATGCACACCGGCGACATTTCCGTGGGCGCCATTCCGGCGAATGCGCTGGTGGGCAGCAACATCCCGATCGCCACCGGCATGGGCTTTTCCTGCAAAATGCGCAAGACCGACAACGTCGTCATCTGCTTCTTTGGGGATGGCGCCAGCAACGAAGGCGCGTTTCACGAAGGCATCAACGGCGCGGCCATCTGGAACCTGCCGGTAATTTTCGTTTGCGAAAACAACCTCTATGGTGCTTCGACGAGCGTCAAGGCGACGATGAAGATCGAGACCATCGCCCAGCGCGCGGCTTCTTACGGTATTCCCGGTGAGCGCATCGACGGCAACGACGTCCTTGCCGTCAATGATGCGGCCACCAGGGCAATCGCGCGTGCGCGTCGGGGTGAAGGCCCGACGCTGCTTGAGCTCATGACCTACCGCATCGCCGGTCACTCGCGCAGCGATGCGTGCGCGTATCGCCCGGACGAGGAGGAAGCGTACTGGTTCGCGCGCGACCCCATTAAACTGTTCCGCAACCTGCTGCTTGAGACCAAAACGGCAACCGAAGCCGAGTTAGATGGAATTGATGCCGGCATCGAAGAACGCGTCGACAGGTCAGTCGAGCTGGCCGAATCCTCCCCTGACCCGCGTCCCGAAGACGCTTTGGAAAATGTTTACTGGAATTCCGGAGACCGATAATGGCGAAGATCTCTATTGTTGAAGCATTGAATCAGGCCCTCATGGAAGAGATGGAACGCGACGAGCGCGTCTTCTGTCTTGGTGAGGACATCAGCGACGCCGACGGTGGTTACGGCGGCGCGTTTGCGGTGACGCGGGGCCTACACGCCAAGTTTGGTTATGATCGGGTGTTGAATACCCCGATTTCCGAGATCCTGATCGGGGGGATGGCGGTAGGCGCCGCCATGACGGGGATGCGTCCCGTCGCCGACCTCCAGTACGGTGACTTTCTCTTCTGCTGCATGGACCAGTTGGTCAACCAGGCCGCAAAGATGTGCTACATGTCGGGCGGCAGGGTCAAAGTTCCCATGGTGATGCGCGCACCGGTGGGCGCTACCGGCCGAGGAGCGCAGCACGGTCAGAGTCTAGAGGGCTTCTTTACCCACGTCCCGGGGATGAAAGTCGTCTCCCCGGCGACGGCCTACGACGCAAAGGGCCTGCTCAAGAGTGCGATTCGTGATGACAATCCCGTTCTGGTGTTCGAGCACAAGCTGCTTTACGGGGGCAAACGCAAAGAGAAGGAAGCGCTCTCCACAGCCGGCGAGGTCCCTGACGGCGAGTACACCGTTCCGTTCGGCGAGGCCGCCGTCCGCCGCGAAGGGAAGGACATCACCATCGTTGCCAATCTCTTGATGATGTACTTCGCCATGGACGCCGCCGCTGCGCTCGATCAGGAAGGCATCAGCTGCGAGGTCATCGATCCGCGTACCCTGGTGCCGTTCGATTACAAGACCGTGGTGAATTCTTTGCGGAAAACCGGGCGTCTGCTGATCGTGCACGAGGATAACTACCACAACGGTTGGGGTGCCCAACTTTCCGCTTACATCGCAGAGAAGGAGATCTATTTGCTCGACGCGCCTATCAAACGTGTCGCTACCTACGATGTGCCGATCCCGTGCGCGCCCATCATGGAGAAATTTGTGATCCCATCCCCGGAACGCATCATCGAAGCGGCGCGTTCGCTGATGAAAGAATAACGTGTCCAAGCAAAAGGAGAAAGGTCCGCCCAATGTCATTGATTCGATGTATTGACCT contains these protein-coding regions:
- a CDS encoding alpha-ketoacid dehydrogenase subunit beta, encoding MAKISIVEALNQALMEEMERDERVFCLGEDISDADGGYGGAFAVTRGLHAKFGYDRVLNTPISEILIGGMAVGAAMTGMRPVADLQYGDFLFCCMDQLVNQAAKMCYMSGGRVKVPMVMRAPVGATGRGAQHGQSLEGFFTHVPGMKVVSPATAYDAKGLLKSAIRDDNPVLVFEHKLLYGGKRKEKEALSTAGEVPDGEYTVPFGEAAVRREGKDITIVANLLMMYFAMDAAAALDQEGISCEVIDPRTLVPFDYKTVVNSLRKTGRLLIVHEDNYHNGWGAQLSAYIAEKEIYLLDAPIKRVATYDVPIPCAPIMEKFVIPSPERIIEAARSLMKE
- a CDS encoding ABC transporter permease; amino-acid sequence: MVKALFRWEASGVLLALVVLCVLLSIASPNFLSSYNLTVVIREASFVGLVALGQTLVLLLGGIDLSVGAAAALSAIVGCLLLKAMGLPPWLVIPATAVFGLLLGSINGFFVSVVKLNPFIVTLATWEIFAGMTLVITKGYPIRPLGPAFTIYGQGQIFGIPGPVLLFFVAAAILVWVLSMTRFGRNLYAIGGNRDAATLVGIPVLRNELLVYALAGMFAALAGIMYASRMDAGQPSVGEGWLMKAITAAILGGTSLKGGQGTILGTVFGTLLTAVLANGLSLMNVSAYWARVVVGAIVLIAILGDLLRQRGKG
- a CDS encoding substrate-binding domain-containing protein, which translates into the protein SSEMEEVLEVSDRIMVMHLGQVKGIVDAHSATQEGLLGIAMSLNEDLHRTLVRPVTKPLTFTYIPKLAHPWYDEVKRGIEDAIREVKKEGVEVAYVWDETAQADVDEQNRKIEAAVSRKPDGLSVAALDPVTNSQVLDEALNANLNVLTFGQYAGPKYPFVGRRDDLADGYDLAKHLAEKLGGKGKVAILSGSLTAPDHQGRVQGFKKALAEYPDIEIIFEQPDNDNLGQAVSITESALQAHPDLNGILCSNASNPIGAARAVTSAGKAGEILIVGMDNLPETLELVKKGVILATKVQRQWDIGYWSLRYLVALNRGQAIPQDHDTGATLVTAELLR
- a CDS encoding thiamine pyrophosphate-dependent dehydrogenase E1 component subunit alpha, encoding MPEKGKALGLYESMVLIRKYEERIYFLFLEGRISGSIHQSHGQEACAAGMLYDTRPTDYMASTHRPASHDLAKGVSLDSMMCEMFAKSNGCCRGKGGAMHTGDISVGAIPANALVGSNIPIATGMGFSCKMRKTDNVVICFFGDGASNEGAFHEGINGAAIWNLPVIFVCENNLYGASTSVKATMKIETIAQRAASYGIPGERIDGNDVLAVNDAATRAIARARRGEGPTLLELMTYRIAGHSRSDACAYRPDEEEAYWFARDPIKLFRNLLLETKTATEAELDGIDAGIEERVDRSVELAESSPDPRPEDALENVYWNSGDR